A window from Aquabacterium sp. NJ1 encodes these proteins:
- the argA gene encoding amino-acid N-acetyltransferase has product MDLVFPHTFVPWFRSVAPHIHAHRGKTFVVGLSGELIAAGKLESFVQDLALMQAMGIKIVLAHGFRPQLEEQLRAKGQESKFSHGMRITDPVALDCAQEAAGQLRYEIEAAFSLGLPNTPMAGASVSVISGNFVTARPVGIVDGVDFMHTGLVRKIDAMAVRRAIDTGALVMLSPFGFSHTGEAFNLSMEDVATSAAIALQADKLIFVTEVRGILQSIVQDPAKAKELEAKQHDPDVEIDQELALAEAKRLLAALPNPLQPTDTAFYLQHAVKASEGGVERVHIIPFLVDGALLMEVFTHDGVGTMIVDEKLESLREASPDDVGGILQLIEPFEQDGTLVKRSRTEIERDVAQYTVIEHDGVIFGCAALYPFPEASTAEMAALTISPSVQGQGDGERILKRIEQRARAMGLSTLFVLTTRTMHWFIKRGFAPVDPAWLPEARKRSYKWDRRSQVLVKQLK; this is encoded by the coding sequence ATGGACCTGGTCTTTCCCCACACCTTCGTGCCGTGGTTTCGTTCCGTGGCACCCCACATCCACGCGCACCGGGGCAAGACCTTTGTCGTCGGCCTGTCAGGCGAGCTGATCGCCGCAGGCAAGCTCGAGAGCTTCGTGCAAGACCTGGCCCTGATGCAGGCCATGGGCATCAAGATCGTGCTGGCGCATGGCTTTCGCCCGCAGCTCGAAGAGCAGCTGCGCGCCAAGGGGCAGGAGTCCAAATTCAGCCACGGCATGCGCATCACCGACCCCGTGGCACTCGACTGCGCCCAGGAAGCCGCCGGCCAGCTGCGCTATGAAATCGAGGCAGCTTTTTCGCTGGGGCTACCCAACACGCCCATGGCCGGTGCTTCGGTCAGCGTCATCTCGGGCAACTTCGTGACCGCCCGCCCCGTCGGCATCGTTGACGGCGTGGACTTCATGCACACGGGCCTGGTCCGCAAGATCGACGCCATGGCCGTGCGCCGTGCGATCGACACCGGCGCCCTGGTCATGCTCTCGCCCTTCGGTTTTTCACATACTGGTGAGGCCTTCAACCTCAGCATGGAAGACGTGGCCACCAGCGCCGCCATCGCCCTGCAGGCCGACAAGCTCATCTTCGTGACCGAGGTGCGCGGCATCCTGCAAAGCATCGTGCAGGACCCCGCCAAGGCCAAGGAGCTGGAAGCCAAACAGCACGACCCCGATGTCGAGATCGACCAGGAACTGGCCCTGGCCGAGGCCAAACGCCTGCTGGCCGCCCTGCCCAACCCCTTGCAGCCCACCGACACGGCCTTCTACCTGCAGCACGCCGTCAAGGCCAGCGAAGGCGGCGTGGAGCGCGTGCACATCATCCCCTTCCTGGTGGACGGCGCGCTGCTGATGGAGGTGTTCACGCACGATGGCGTGGGCACCATGATCGTGGACGAAAAGCTCGAAAGCCTGCGCGAAGCCTCGCCGGATGACGTGGGCGGCATCCTGCAGCTGATCGAACCCTTCGAGCAGGACGGCACGCTGGTCAAACGCAGCCGCACCGAAATCGAACGCGACGTGGCCCAGTACACCGTGATCGAGCACGACGGCGTGATCTTCGGTTGCGCCGCCCTTTACCCCTTCCCCGAGGCCAGCACGGCCGAAATGGCGGCCCTCACGATCTCGCCGAGCGTACAGGGCCAGGGCGACGGCGAACGCATTCTGAAACGCATCGAGCAACGCGCTCGGGCAATGGGCCTGTCCACACTGTTTGTATTGACCACGCGTACCATGCACTGGTTCATCAAGCGTGGCTTTGCGCCGGTCGACCCGGCCTGGCTGCCCGAAGCCCGCAAACGCAGCTACAAGTGGGACCGGCGCTCTCAGGTGCTGGTCAAGCAACTCAAGTAA
- a CDS encoding amidase — protein MEFHDYIQYDGLGLADLVRRGEVSPAELLAAASSRADEVNGKLNAIIRRYDDRAQQRVKQGFRPDQPFAGVPFLIKDLFQEWEGVPCGWGNRRLANQPAPLTSDVVRRWNDAGLVIFGATNSPEFGARNVTEPLACGVTRNPWDTSRTPGGSSGGSASAVAAGIVPVAGANDGGGSIRIPAACNGLFGLKAGRGRISMGPLAAEGLFGAAVQGVVSRSVRDTAAMLDLLQGPEPHAPYWMPPPEQPYLQAITRPPKALRIGYATVSPTGTPVDPQAVAATEDAVKLLTSLGHHVEEVKLPFDGEQLSADFLLTWSCAQAMLIDELGRQMGIKPSDCEPDTQVLAAVGRTVSAPELIACLERWHQHTMDLARFHARFDFWLSPTLSAPPIPIGALTTPPALHMVNKLMSGLGLFGIVRKTRFFRDVILKNLAWTPYTQLANITGRPAMSVPLYWTPDGLPLGVQFVGGVNSETLLLQLAAQLEQARPWFDKRPKL, from the coding sequence ATGGAATTTCACGACTACATCCAGTACGACGGCCTGGGCCTGGCCGACCTTGTTCGTCGCGGCGAGGTCTCGCCTGCGGAATTGCTGGCGGCGGCCAGCAGCCGGGCCGATGAGGTCAACGGCAAGCTCAACGCCATCATCCGGCGCTACGACGACCGCGCGCAGCAACGCGTCAAGCAGGGCTTCCGTCCCGACCAGCCCTTTGCCGGCGTGCCCTTCCTGATCAAGGATCTGTTCCAGGAGTGGGAGGGCGTGCCCTGTGGCTGGGGCAATCGCCGGCTTGCAAACCAGCCTGCCCCGCTCACCAGCGACGTCGTCCGACGCTGGAACGACGCCGGCCTGGTCATCTTCGGCGCCACCAACTCCCCGGAGTTCGGCGCGCGCAACGTCACCGAGCCCCTGGCTTGCGGTGTGACCCGCAACCCGTGGGACACGTCTCGCACGCCGGGCGGCTCGTCTGGCGGTTCCGCCTCGGCCGTGGCCGCCGGCATTGTGCCCGTGGCCGGCGCCAACGATGGCGGTGGCTCCATCCGCATCCCCGCGGCTTGCAATGGCCTGTTCGGCCTGAAGGCCGGGCGCGGCCGCATCTCCATGGGCCCGCTGGCCGCAGAAGGCCTGTTCGGTGCCGCCGTGCAAGGCGTGGTGTCACGCAGCGTGCGTGACACCGCCGCCATGCTTGACCTGCTGCAAGGCCCCGAGCCCCATGCTCCTTATTGGATGCCTCCACCCGAGCAGCCCTATCTGCAGGCCATCACCCGGCCGCCCAAGGCGCTGCGCATCGGTTACGCCACCGTCTCGCCCACAGGCACGCCCGTCGACCCGCAGGCGGTGGCCGCCACCGAGGATGCCGTCAAGCTGCTGACCTCGCTGGGCCACCATGTCGAAGAGGTCAAGTTGCCATTCGACGGCGAGCAACTGTCGGCCGATTTCTTGCTGACGTGGTCCTGCGCCCAGGCCATGTTGATCGACGAACTCGGTCGGCAAATGGGCATCAAGCCCTCGGACTGCGAACCCGACACCCAGGTGTTGGCAGCGGTGGGACGAACGGTCTCTGCACCTGAGCTGATCGCCTGCCTGGAGCGCTGGCACCAGCACACCATGGACCTGGCCCGCTTTCACGCGCGGTTCGATTTCTGGCTCTCGCCCACACTCAGCGCGCCGCCCATCCCCATCGGCGCCCTGACCACCCCACCGGCGTTGCACATGGTCAACAAGCTCATGTCCGGGCTGGGCCTGTTCGGGATCGTCCGCAAGACCCGCTTCTTCCGCGACGTCATCCTCAAGAACCTCGCCTGGACGCCCTATACCCAGTTGGCCAACATCACCGGCCGCCCGGCGATGTCCGTGCCGCTGTACTGGACGCCTGATGGCCTGCCCCTGGGCGTGCAATTCGTGGGCGGCGTCAACTCGGAAACCCTGTTGCTGCAACTGGCCGCCCAGCTGGAACAAGCCCGCCCCTGGTTCGACAAACGCCCCAAACTGTGA
- the hrpA gene encoding ATP-dependent RNA helicase HrpA: MSVRPTLIEFPESLPVSGKRHEIEAALREHQVIIVCGETGSGKTTQLPKIALAMGRGGWGQERDPNAPRHLRPKLIGHTQPRRIAASSVAKRIAEELNSPLGEVVGYKVRFQDRLQPGASVKLMTDGILLAETQGDPDLRAYDTIIIDEAHERSLNIDFLLGYLRQLLPRRPDLKIIVTSATIDAERFAKHFESAKGPAPVIMVSGRLFPVEQRYRPFEESREYGLNEAITDAADELWREGSGDILVFLPGEREIREAADHLRKHFAHHRVTANILPLFARLSQQEQDEVFKTGGGRRIVLATNVAETSLTVPGIRYVIDSGMARVKRYSFRNKVEQLQIEPISQAAANQRAGRCGRVANGICIRLYDEKDFNARPRFTDPEILRSSLAGVILRMKSLHLGLVDDFPFIEPPLRKAIADGYQLLNELGAVDDNNEITKLGMDLARLPLDPRVGRMILEAKDRQALAEVLVIAASLSVQDVRDRPIDQQQQADTKHKQFDDEKSEFMGTLKLWKWLDDSRGGHGQHEPGQPEKHKLSHRKYEQLLRDNYINPRRVREWRDVYTQLHTVVAEHNWRLNGSPATYEQVHLSLLAGLLGNIGCKSDDEDWYLGARGIKFYKHPGANLSKKPGRWILAAELVETTRLFGRGIANIDQQWLVFMGGHLLKKQLLEPHWEKKAAEVVALERATLYGLVVYNNKRVNFGLVDPPKAREIFIREGLVNDEWETRLPFLAANRKLINQVEQLEHKSRRQDVLVDDELIFAFYDAQIPPEVMSGHSFERWYKQASRENPKLLYLSREELMRHEAAGITSSAFPKVLRIGGVDCTTAYLHEPGDARDGVTVTVPIFALNQVSEEAGEWLVPGMLKDKVLALVKSLHQKPRARLVPLPDYAESFVESAEFGKGSLMDALLKAVRDKTQLDVKRADFKLDMLSPHLFMNYRVVDEHGRQLGMGRNLPALKAELGSLARGAFQALAALKAQAVVQGGDMASAPERQVSAAQQAGAPQGGAQPGGAKPGLQRVQGAQAAGKGGAGNAAAPAGNKPAQAAQALTDWTFGELPELMEIQRGGHTLIGFPALIDKGQHVEIEVFDEPDVAAAKHRAGLRRLIALQIKEPLKYLEKNIPDLQKMAMTYMSLGTADELRDQIIEVALDRAYLNDPLPTDAASFKARVEEGRTRLNLIAQEVARLTGNVLTEYAAATRKLKDARPPKDVADDITAQLQRLMPKRFVALTPYTQMQHFPRYLKGITLRLDKLKGDPARDTQRLAELRPLDQRLTRRLSELKGTHDARLDEFRWLLEELRISLFAQELRTPQPVSVKRLEKVWAQMTS, translated from the coding sequence GTGTCTGTCCGTCCCACCCTCATCGAGTTTCCCGAATCCCTGCCTGTCAGCGGCAAGCGCCACGAAATCGAGGCGGCTTTGCGCGAGCACCAGGTCATCATCGTCTGTGGCGAAACGGGCTCGGGCAAGACCACGCAGCTGCCCAAGATCGCGCTGGCCATGGGGCGAGGTGGCTGGGGGCAGGAGCGGGATCCGAACGCCCCACGCCACCTGCGGCCCAAGCTGATCGGCCACACCCAGCCCCGGCGGATCGCGGCTTCCAGCGTGGCCAAGCGCATTGCGGAAGAGCTCAACTCGCCGCTGGGCGAGGTGGTGGGCTACAAAGTGCGCTTCCAGGATCGCCTGCAGCCCGGCGCCAGCGTCAAGCTGATGACCGACGGCATCCTGCTGGCCGAAACCCAGGGTGATCCGGACCTCAGGGCCTACGACACCATCATCATCGACGAGGCGCACGAACGCAGCCTCAACATCGACTTCCTGCTGGGTTACCTGCGCCAGTTGCTGCCGCGCCGGCCTGATCTGAAGATCATCGTGACCTCGGCGACGATCGATGCCGAACGGTTTGCCAAGCACTTTGAATCTGCCAAGGGGCCGGCGCCGGTCATCATGGTCTCGGGGCGACTGTTCCCGGTGGAGCAGCGTTACCGGCCGTTCGAGGAAAGCCGCGAGTACGGTCTGAACGAAGCCATCACCGATGCGGCGGACGAACTCTGGCGCGAGGGCAGCGGCGACATCCTCGTCTTTCTGCCCGGCGAGCGCGAGATCCGCGAGGCGGCGGACCACCTGCGCAAGCACTTCGCTCACCACCGCGTCACCGCCAACATCCTGCCGCTGTTCGCGCGCCTGAGCCAGCAGGAGCAGGACGAGGTCTTCAAGACCGGCGGCGGGCGGCGCATCGTGCTGGCCACCAACGTGGCCGAAACCTCGCTGACGGTGCCGGGCATCCGTTATGTGATCGACTCGGGCATGGCGCGGGTCAAGCGCTACAGCTTTCGCAACAAGGTCGAGCAGCTGCAGATCGAGCCCATCAGCCAGGCCGCGGCCAACCAGCGGGCCGGGCGATGCGGCCGGGTGGCCAATGGCATCTGCATCCGCCTGTATGACGAGAAGGATTTCAACGCGCGGCCGCGCTTCACCGATCCGGAAATCCTGCGGTCTTCGCTGGCGGGCGTGATCCTGCGAATGAAGTCCTTGCACCTGGGCCTGGTGGACGACTTCCCCTTTATCGAGCCGCCGCTGCGCAAGGCGATCGCCGACGGCTACCAGCTGCTCAACGAGCTGGGCGCGGTCGACGACAACAACGAGATCACCAAGCTGGGCATGGACCTGGCCCGCCTGCCGCTGGACCCGCGCGTGGGCCGCATGATCCTGGAAGCCAAGGACCGGCAGGCCCTGGCCGAGGTGCTGGTGATCGCCGCGAGCTTGAGCGTGCAGGACGTACGTGACCGGCCCATCGACCAGCAACAGCAGGCGGATACCAAGCACAAGCAGTTCGACGACGAGAAGTCGGAGTTCATGGGCACGCTGAAATTGTGGAAGTGGCTGGATGACTCGCGCGGCGGGCACGGGCAGCACGAGCCGGGGCAGCCTGAGAAACACAAGCTCAGCCACCGCAAGTACGAGCAATTGCTGCGTGACAACTACATCAACCCGCGCCGTGTGCGCGAGTGGCGGGATGTCTACACGCAGCTGCACACCGTGGTGGCCGAGCACAACTGGCGCCTCAATGGCAGCCCCGCCACGTATGAGCAGGTGCACCTGTCACTGCTGGCCGGTTTGCTGGGCAACATCGGCTGCAAGAGCGATGACGAAGACTGGTACCTGGGTGCGCGCGGCATCAAGTTCTACAAGCACCCTGGCGCCAACCTGAGCAAGAAGCCGGGGCGATGGATCCTGGCGGCCGAACTGGTCGAGACCACGCGCCTGTTCGGCCGTGGCATCGCCAACATCGATCAGCAGTGGCTGGTGTTCATGGGCGGCCACCTGCTCAAGAAACAGTTGCTCGAACCCCATTGGGAAAAGAAGGCCGCCGAGGTGGTGGCGCTGGAGCGGGCCACGCTGTATGGCCTGGTGGTCTACAACAACAAGCGCGTCAACTTCGGGTTGGTTGATCCGCCCAAGGCGCGCGAGATCTTCATCCGCGAAGGCCTGGTGAACGACGAGTGGGAAACGCGCCTGCCCTTCCTGGCGGCCAACCGCAAGCTGATCAACCAGGTCGAGCAGCTGGAGCACAAGTCGCGCCGGCAGGACGTGCTGGTCGACGACGAGCTGATCTTCGCCTTCTACGACGCGCAGATCCCGCCCGAGGTGATGAGCGGCCACAGCTTCGAGCGCTGGTACAAACAAGCCAGCCGCGAGAACCCGAAGCTGCTGTACCTCAGCCGCGAAGAGCTGATGCGCCACGAGGCCGCCGGCATCACCAGCAGCGCCTTCCCCAAGGTCTTGCGCATCGGCGGGGTGGACTGCACCACGGCCTATCTGCACGAGCCTGGTGACGCGCGCGATGGTGTGACCGTGACAGTGCCCATCTTCGCGCTCAATCAGGTCAGCGAAGAAGCGGGTGAATGGCTGGTGCCGGGCATGTTGAAAGACAAGGTACTGGCCCTGGTCAAGAGCCTGCACCAGAAGCCGCGTGCACGCCTGGTGCCGCTGCCGGACTATGCCGAGTCCTTTGTCGAGTCGGCCGAGTTCGGCAAGGGCAGCCTGATGGACGCCTTGCTCAAGGCCGTGCGCGACAAGACGCAACTGGACGTCAAGCGCGCGGACTTCAAGCTCGACATGCTGTCGCCGCACCTGTTCATGAACTACCGGGTGGTGGACGAACACGGCCGCCAGCTGGGCATGGGCCGCAATCTGCCGGCGCTGAAGGCTGAGCTGGGCTCGCTGGCACGCGGGGCCTTCCAGGCGCTGGCGGCGCTCAAGGCGCAGGCGGTGGTGCAGGGTGGCGATATGGCCTCGGCGCCTGAGCGGCAGGTTTCGGCTGCGCAGCAGGCGGGGGCGCCACAAGGTGGGGCTCAGCCCGGTGGGGCCAAGCCTGGCTTGCAGCGCGTGCAGGGTGCGCAGGCGGCAGGCAAGGGCGGGGCGGGCAACGCCGCCGCGCCCGCTGGCAACAAGCCCGCCCAGGCCGCCCAAGCCCTGACGGACTGGACCTTTGGCGAGCTGCCCGAGCTGATGGAAATCCAGCGTGGTGGCCACACCCTCATCGGTTTCCCGGCGCTGATCGACAAAGGCCAGCACGTCGAGATCGAGGTGTTTGACGAGCCCGACGTGGCCGCAGCCAAGCACCGCGCGGGCCTGCGCCGCCTGATCGCTCTGCAGATCAAGGAGCCGCTGAAGTACCTTGAGAAGAACATCCCCGATCTGCAGAAGATGGCCATGACCTACATGAGCCTGGGCACGGCCGACGAGCTGCGTGACCAGATCATCGAAGTGGCGCTGGACCGCGCTTACCTCAACGACCCGCTCCCCACTGACGCCGCCAGCTTCAAGGCGCGGGTGGAAGAAGGGCGCACGCGCCTGAACCTGATCGCGCAAGAAGTGGCCCGCCTGACCGGCAACGTGCTGACCGAGTACGCCGCCGCCACACGCAAACTCAAGGACGCCCGCCCCCCGAAGGACGTGGCCGACGACATCACCGCGCAACTGCAGCGCCTCATGCCCAAGCGCTTCGTGGCGCTGACGCCCTACACGCAGATGCAGCACTTCCCGCGCTACCTCAAGGGCATCACCCTGCGGCTGGACAAGCTCAAGGGCGACCCGGCGCGGGACACGCAGCGCCTGGCCGAGCTGCGCCCGCTAGACCAGCGCCTGACGCGCCGCTTGAGCGAGCTCAAGGGCACGCATGACGCCCGCCTGGACGAGTTCCGCTGGTTGCTGGAAGAACTGCGCATCAGCCTGTTCGCGCAGGAGCTGCGCACGCCGCAGCCCGTGAGTGTCAAGCGGCTGGAAAAAGTCTGGGCTCAGATGACGTCCTGA
- a CDS encoding AraC family transcriptional regulator codes for MPQAHHDVMNERSLRVPTMSVYPLLQCALDEGLDSAQLLQGTGLTEALLRDANRDVPFSHELIVVRNYLSLTRESVPGLRASTFYHYNSFGTLGAALVSHPTMLEACRFLARYVDLTFTPFRVLMEEAGEQVCARYVDCMDLGECRDFYLMRDLAFIRNLSKEAGAEDWAQLVDDMEIAMDAPADIGAVQAFFGWPVHFGASETRVIAHRQSLLKPLRLANPITLKIMQEQCDAQLLKRQQNPWTRQVENLLLSTHPMPDLGTVAERLHCAERTLRRRLQSESCTFQDLVTQIQQQRAIHHLRHTQLPIELIAEKLGYSETAAFAHAFKRWTGQTPSAFRQQSRQPQDVI; via the coding sequence ATGCCTCAGGCCCATCACGATGTCATGAACGAGCGCTCGCTTCGCGTCCCCACCATGTCGGTTTACCCCTTGCTCCAGTGCGCGCTGGACGAGGGGCTGGACAGTGCACAGCTGCTCCAGGGCACCGGCCTGACAGAAGCCTTGCTGCGCGATGCCAACCGGGACGTGCCCTTCAGCCATGAGCTGATCGTGGTGCGCAATTACCTGAGCCTGACCCGTGAATCGGTGCCCGGCCTGCGCGCCAGCACCTTCTATCACTACAACAGCTTCGGCACGCTGGGTGCGGCGCTGGTGAGCCACCCCACCATGCTGGAGGCCTGCCGCTTCCTGGCCCGCTATGTAGACCTGACCTTCACGCCCTTTCGCGTCCTGATGGAAGAAGCCGGTGAGCAGGTCTGCGCGCGCTATGTAGACTGCATGGACCTGGGTGAATGCCGCGACTTTTACCTGATGCGGGATCTGGCCTTCATCCGCAACCTGAGCAAGGAGGCGGGCGCGGAGGATTGGGCGCAACTGGTGGACGACATGGAGATCGCCATGGATGCGCCCGCCGACATAGGCGCCGTGCAGGCCTTCTTTGGCTGGCCCGTGCATTTCGGCGCCAGCGAGACGCGTGTGATCGCGCACAGGCAGTCACTGCTCAAGCCCTTGAGGCTGGCCAACCCCATCACGCTCAAGATCATGCAGGAGCAATGTGATGCCCAGTTGCTCAAGCGCCAGCAGAACCCCTGGACCAGGCAGGTCGAGAACCTGTTGCTGAGCACCCACCCCATGCCGGACCTGGGCACAGTGGCCGAGCGCCTGCATTGCGCAGAGCGCACACTGCGGCGGCGGCTGCAAAGCGAATCCTGCACGTTTCAGGATCTGGTCACGCAGATCCAGCAGCAGCGCGCCATCCACCATCTGCGCCACACGCAGCTGCCCATCGAACTGATTGCCGAGAAGCTGGGCTACAGCGAGACCGCGGCCTTTGCGCACGCCTTCAAACGCTGGACGGGGCAGACGCCCTCGGCCTTCCGGCAGCAGAGCCGCCAGCCTCAGGACGTCATCTGA
- a CDS encoding acyl-CoA dehydrogenase family protein, translated as MQLSDEDIVMIDDSLRHLCKDLAAAVFSRPERACEPEPFVRAMNLVMDQGFVNTDEESGCGLWEACGQAPQLALTLRSLTALARVNAALALSLHRSALAHFVLRQLGRTDMGVSHPGICLHGRHGIGRGELANWWRGQPVDEAVLRDVLAPDRPFSGLMQPQTQLLLAPAFTKGTMAWLLIQGQVKRVEPGHGLDELHDGAFEPAQVQVIALPEQQARALSMDIWHREWLGLLAIQQGCVQQMTEMARQFSALRFQGGRVIAGHPAVQIMLSDMQMALTDVRTVLAGQALNEAGFADLLRARNRLNDGLALAANVAMQTFGGLGYMRDNGIEKRWRDVNHLRQQSGGALDMQLMSANWCSNTGATA; from the coding sequence GTGCAGTTGAGCGATGAAGACATCGTCATGATCGACGACAGTTTGCGGCACCTGTGCAAGGACCTGGCAGCGGCCGTGTTCTCCAGGCCGGAGCGGGCATGTGAGCCTGAGCCGTTTGTTCGGGCGATGAATCTGGTGATGGATCAAGGATTCGTCAACACGGATGAAGAATCGGGTTGCGGTTTGTGGGAAGCATGCGGGCAGGCGCCCCAGCTGGCCTTGACCTTGCGCAGCCTCACGGCGCTTGCCAGGGTAAACGCGGCCCTGGCCTTGAGCTTGCACCGCTCAGCCCTGGCGCATTTTGTCTTGCGGCAGTTGGGCCGGACCGACATGGGCGTATCGCACCCTGGCATCTGCCTGCATGGGCGGCATGGCATCGGCCGAGGCGAGCTGGCCAACTGGTGGCGTGGCCAGCCGGTGGATGAGGCCGTGCTGCGTGACGTGTTGGCCCCTGATCGGCCCTTCAGTGGCCTCATGCAACCGCAGACGCAGCTGCTGCTGGCACCAGCCTTCACCAAAGGGACGATGGCCTGGCTGTTGATCCAGGGCCAGGTCAAGCGGGTCGAGCCCGGCCATGGCCTGGACGAACTGCACGATGGCGCTTTCGAGCCTGCCCAGGTTCAAGTCATCGCCTTGCCCGAGCAGCAGGCCAGGGCCCTGTCCATGGATATCTGGCACCGCGAGTGGCTTGGCCTGCTGGCCATCCAGCAAGGTTGCGTCCAGCAGATGACGGAGATGGCGCGGCAGTTCAGCGCCTTGCGCTTCCAGGGTGGGCGCGTCATCGCCGGGCATCCGGCCGTGCAGATCATGTTGTCTGACATGCAAATGGCCTTGACCGATGTGCGCACCGTGCTCGCTGGCCAGGCGCTCAACGAAGCGGGCTTCGCCGATTTGCTGCGAGCCCGCAACAGGCTCAACGATGGCCTGGCGCTGGCCGCCAATGTGGCCATGCAGACCTTCGGTGGGCTGGGCTATATGCGGGACAACGGCATCGAAAAACGCTGGCGGGATGTCAACCACCTGCGGCAGCAAAGCGGCGGCGCGCTGGACATGCAGTTGATGTCCGCCAACTGGTGCAGCAACACGGGAGCCACGGCATGA
- a CDS encoding acyl-CoA dehydrogenase family protein, translating to MSTLDHIDGHVPPVHRLNPLQRIKELNTLARALTHYGPADLWEMDTASLPAALGQLRRRARQFAQTHMAPHVRLLDEAEHAQPGTLHPVARQLLIKAGHEGLMSNVVPAPLGSASLWDMRFSPAYRMAIQVEELSAVCAGQMLLLSAHNLGLAPVLLSGDLKAMWRFIRPMHQDFMRGQPHLFAYAITEPTAGSDVEDGHGAQTNRPRVVARAVPGGYRISGQKCYISGGDVARKVAVFASLEGEGFESWTCFMLDASNPGMSARRTELKMGMRASSAAELTFEDAFVPDADVIGGLRKGWALNRATLNASRYPVAAMAVGIARRACELALSHAMDTRLGGRPLIAYQEVQLQLAQMVAETRTIRSLLWQQASASQQARQSGACISKFMATDLAQAICEMGMALMAEHGTRTATGLEKLLRDIRLTRIFEGTNQINRLGLIEDMQPQLLAHMAGQPIHISV from the coding sequence ATGAGCACGCTTGACCACATCGACGGGCATGTGCCGCCCGTGCACAGGCTCAACCCCCTGCAGCGCATCAAGGAACTCAACACCTTGGCCCGGGCCTTGACCCACTACGGCCCCGCCGACCTCTGGGAGATGGACACCGCCAGCCTGCCAGCGGCACTGGGCCAGTTGCGTCGGCGTGCGCGGCAGTTCGCACAGACCCACATGGCACCCCATGTGCGCCTGCTGGACGAAGCCGAGCATGCACAGCCCGGCACCCTGCACCCCGTGGCGCGGCAACTGTTGATCAAGGCCGGGCACGAGGGCTTGATGTCCAACGTGGTGCCGGCGCCGCTGGGTTCGGCCTCACTGTGGGACATGCGCTTCTCGCCCGCCTACCGCATGGCGATCCAGGTCGAAGAACTGTCGGCCGTTTGCGCCGGGCAGATGCTGCTGTTGAGTGCGCACAACCTGGGCCTGGCACCCGTGCTGCTCAGCGGCGACCTGAAAGCCATGTGGCGCTTCATTCGCCCCATGCACCAGGATTTCATGCGGGGCCAGCCGCACCTGTTCGCCTACGCCATCACCGAGCCCACCGCTGGTAGCGATGTCGAGGATGGCCACGGCGCGCAGACCAACCGCCCCCGTGTGGTGGCCAGGGCCGTGCCCGGCGGCTACCGCATCAGCGGCCAGAAGTGCTACATCAGCGGCGGTGACGTGGCGCGCAAGGTGGCCGTGTTTGCCTCGCTGGAAGGCGAGGGCTTCGAGTCCTGGACTTGCTTCATGCTGGACGCCAGCAACCCCGGCATGAGCGCCCGCCGCACCGAGCTGAAGATGGGCATGCGCGCCAGCAGCGCCGCCGAGCTGACTTTCGAGGACGCCTTCGTGCCGGACGCCGACGTGATCGGTGGCCTGCGCAAGGGCTGGGCACTCAACCGCGCCACCCTCAATGCGTCGCGCTACCCCGTGGCCGCCATGGCCGTGGGCATCGCCCGCCGGGCTTGCGAACTGGCCTTGAGCCATGCGATGGACACCCGCCTGGGCGGCCGCCCGCTCATCGCCTACCAGGAGGTGCAGTTGCAACTGGCTCAGATGGTGGCCGAGACCCGCACTATCCGCTCCCTGCTGTGGCAGCAAGCCAGTGCCAGCCAGCAGGCCCGGCAATCGGGTGCCTGCATCAGCAAGTTCATGGCGACGGACCTGGCCCAGGCCATCTGTGAGATGGGCATGGCCTTGATGGCCGAGCACGGCACACGCACGGCCACCGGCCTGGAAAAGCTGCTGCGCGACATTCGCCTGACCCGCATCTTCGAGGGCACCAACCAGATCAACCGCCTGGGCCTGATCGAGGACATGCAGCCCCAACTGCTGGCCCACATGGCCGGCCAGCCCATCCATATCAGCGTGTAA